The Leptospira selangorensis genome segment GGTTTACTTTCCGGATTAAACGAAGCCGGTGTAAAAACAATGTCGGATGCGGAACTTCTGGAAATAGCGGTTCTGGTTCTGAATAGCAGATTAAATTTCCATAATGTTCCCGTGGAAGCTAACTTTTCTATCAAAAGTTTGAATTCCATCCCGGATCTGGAAGAAAGAAGGATCTTAGAACCTTTCGTTACCTTCTTGATCGATGATTTCAAAACTGTAGAAGATAGAGAAGAAAGGTTCGCGCTGTTAATGCAGATCTTATTCGATACTTTATGGGCTCTGTTTTATCTGGGACTCGAAGAAGACGAAGAATAGATCATTCTCCTATCTTTTCTCCCACTCTTAACTTTTCCTTTCTAAAAGAAATGATTGCGATCACTAAACTCAGGATCGCAAGTAAAGAACTTACTATAAACGGTGCGCCCGGAAAATAAGGCTGCATACCTTCTCTCGTAAAATAAGAAAAAACAAAACTCATAAGTAATGGGCCTAAAATAGAACTTAGGCTCATCATACTTCCCATAATTCCTTGGAACTCTCCTTGTTGCGTAGGAGAGACGTGGTTGGAAATATAACCTTGGATTGCAGGAGTAGCGATAAAACAAAAAGAGAAGGGCACAAGTAGAGCATAAAGCATCCATTCCTCCCAGGCGAATGCAAATAATGCACTCATAACTACTCTTGCAAAAATTCCTATATAAGCGGAATTTTTTTGTCCCAGTTTAGGAATTATGATCCTAAGCAATCCGCCTTGCACTACTGCAAGAGACGCGCCTACCACTGCTAGAGAAAATCCGATCTTAGTTGCGGTCCACTGGAATTTGTTCATTGTAAAGTAGGACCAACTTGTTTCCATACAATGGTTCGCTACGAATATTAGAAATAAAGAAAGTACCAAACCGCTTAAAGGTCCAGGGTAACGGAAAAATGCCACAACTGAACCGAATGGATTTGCCATTACCCAGTTGAATTTTCTTCTGTTCTCTTCTACAAGAGTTTCGGGCAAAACAAAATATCCATACACCCAATTCAAAAGAGAAAGAGAAGAAGCCACCCAGAACGGAGCTCTTGGGCCGAACTCTGAAAATAAACCACCGATGATCGGGCCTATAATGAATCCCATCCCGAATGCCATTCCGACTAATCCTAAGTTTTGGGACCTTTTTTCAGGAGGGCTGATGTCTGCGATGATCGCACCTGCGACTCCATAACTTGCTCCTGTGATCCCAGCTATGATCCTTCCTATGAATAACCAGAATACATTCGGTGCCAATGCTAAGAATGCATAGTCGATACCTAATCCAAATAAAGAGGCGAGTAAAACAGGTCTTCTTCCGAATCTATCGCTTAAACCGCCGATGATAGGAGCGAAGAAAAATTGAGTGATCGCATAAGTGAAGGATAGAAGTCCTCCGTAAACCGCTGCGGTACTCAAATTCCCTTGCAACATATCTTTTAAAAGATTGGGAACCACAGGGATGATGATCCCGAAGCCGATAAAATCGATGAGTAATGTAAAAAGTAAAAATTGGAGTGCGGACTTTTTTTGAACTGTCATATTTCGTATTTTCAGGTTTTGTATATTGAACTAAAATGAATCCTAAAATACAAATCAAACTCCAAGACCCGGAAACAAATTCTGCAATCTTAATGATGAACGCTTTATGGGAAGAAATACAATCCAGATACGGTTTTCAAGCGCCTAATCCGATGAAGGGCGAATATTTTAAGGGTCCCAAATATGGATTTTGGATCGCAGAAATTGATAATCGGCCGATTGGAAGTATTGCGATCACACCTTGGAATGATTCGATTGCAGAGTTGGATGTAATGTATGTGGATCCTGAATTTAGAGGAACGGGGCTTGCTTCCGAACTTATTAACGGGTTGGAATTATTTGCGAAACAAAACGGATTTACTTCTATTCGATTAAGAGCAGGTGCACCTCAACCGGAAGCATTACGTTTTTATGAAAAACATGGATATTCTCGTATCGATTCTTTTGGGAAATGGGCTTCCGACGAAACCGCTTGGTGTTATGAAAAACTGATTTAGTCAGACTCTTTCGATAGCGATCAGACTTATATCATCTTGTGGTTGGGAATATTCTAACCAGAGATCCAAATCTTTCATCACAATATCCGGGATATTTTCGATAGGTTCTTTCGAAAGTTCAGAGATCCGATTTCTGAGTCTGGATTCCCCCCAGGCTTCTCTTTTAGAATTGAATTGTTCGAATACACCGTCCGAAAAAAGGAACATTCTATCCCCGTTTAAAAAATCCAATTCTTGGTTCTCATAACTTTTTTTGTTTTTCAAACCTATGATCGCACCTGTTCTTCTTAAATTCATAAGATTAGAAGAATGTACTAAAATCTGATCCGGATGTCCTGCGGATGCATAAACTAATCTGTTTTCTCTGGCGTAAATATCCACGATGATAGAAGAAAATATGGTTCCTAAAGAGGAGAATTTTCTTTGGAACTTATCATCCAAAAGATCCAAACAAAATCCCGGATCTTTCGCTCCGAATTTGATACCTTCGTATTCTGCTTTTATTGCCATCGTAACTAACGCGGCTTGGACCCCGTGACCGGTAGCATCCGCAAGAAAGATCCTATATACTCCCGGAGAAATTTCAAAAATATCGTAAAAGTCTCCGCCCACTTCGTCTCTTGGAAGATATTTAACTGCGTATTTTAATTCTTTGTATGATTCTACATTTTCCGGAAAAAGTTTTTTCTGGATCCTTTGAGCAACGAGTAAATCTTTTCGTATCCTTTCCAGGGAGTGATTTAACTCGGAGGTTTTTTCTCGAACCAAAACTTCTAAGTTATCTTTTAGAATGTTAAGCGCGCTGTTCGTTATCCTTAAGTTTTCACCGAGTATTTCAGATTTTCTGAATGCTCTTGCGATCCTTCTGGAAAGTACTAATGATTGGGAAAGAGTGAATACTAAAAGGCCATAAGGAGAAAGATTGATCCCTCGTAGATTTAATTTATCCCAGAGTAGATCGATCCCGACCGTGATCCCGAATGCAAAAAATCCTGTGAGGAATAAGAGAGAGTCTTCTCTTTTTTTCCAAACTCCCAAACATACAGTAAATAGAACATAGAGTAAACCGATTCCAGTTACGATCTGGAACGGACCTACTATCTTAGTAAAAAATCCGATTGGGAATAATAGAGTGATATCGTAAGCGATCGCTAATACCCAGGCGGCAGCAGGTACCCATGAGAATGTATCTTCCGGGAACAAAGAACGATGGAACATTAAAAAGATAGGAACTGCGGTATAGAAGGAGAAAAATTCTAATCTAAAAACGGACTCCCAAGGAAAGTCTGGAAAAATTTCTAGAACAAGTCTGTTGCCGATTAAAGCTACTCTCAAAGTTAATAAAAACGTAAATAATGCAAAATAGAATGCTGACTTCTCCTTTCTTCTAAAAAGAAAAAGCCCCGTATGATAAAGCCCTATAAGAAGAAGTCCACCAAACAAAAAAGATTCTCTGGATTGAGTGATTAACTTTTCTCTATAAATCGCTTCTAAGGTTCCTAACTTTGGAACCTGCCAGAAACCTCCGAAATTATTGATCCAGTTAGAGCCTTGTACTAAAATTTCAGTATTTGTTTTTTCTACTCTTAGGGGTAGATAAACGGATTTGATCTTAGGAATTTCAGCGGAAGGATCTACGCTAGGAGTACCTGAAGAATATACTAATCTTCCGTTATAATATAATTTATAGGCAGATGCAAAGTCCGGCATCAAAAGCCCGATCTCTTTTTTTAGATCTTCTTCCGGGAAGATGATGGATAAACGAAAACTTGCTGCTCCTTCTCTCGGGAGTACTTGATCTCCTTTTTTGGTATCCTGCCAAGAATGAGGAACGGTTAATATATCCCATTTAGCCGTGGAGCTTTTTTCAGGAGAAACAAATTCTCCGTATAAAAACTGCCAGTTCCCATTTAATGGAATAAGTTCGGAGTGTTCTATAAGATCCTGAGAGGAAATTTGTAACACTCCGTCTTGGATCGGCGCTGCTTCTAAAGAGAAACAAAACCAAAAAGTGGAAAGAAGTAAAAGAGACCGCTTCACTTCCCGTTAGGATAAGCAGAACCCAAAGCGTGTCTAATGTTTTTTGAGAACGGAATTCAGTCGATCCGGATAATCTGTAATAATTCCGTCTACGCCTGCTTCGATCAATCTTTCCATTTCTTTTGTATCATTTACTGTCCAAGGGATCACTTTAATTCCTAAAGAATGAGCCTTGGAAACGAATTCATCCGTTACATATAAAAAATAAGGAGAAATAATATCCGCTTTTAACTCCTTAGTTTGATTTAAAACAAGTTCTCTTCTGGAATTACCGAACCCGAATTTCATTGCGGCTCCCTGGGGATAGGTGAGAGAAAATAGCGCGGAAGTTTTGATCTTAGGATTTTTCTTTTTCACCAAAGAAATTGCGGGAAGATAGAAAGATTGGATCGTTGCACGGTCTATTACCTTAGCGGTTTCGATCGCTTTGATCAAAAGATTTACATGCGCTTCTAATATTTCATTCGAAACTTGTGAATCAGAGTCATTCGGAAATTTGGTCTCTATATTAAATTTAGGGATAACTTTTCTTTTTCCTGTTCTTTCCCAGGTTTGAACTTTTTCAAAAAATTCTTGGATAGTTAAAAGTTCAGTTCCAGGAACGGAGATCTGCTCAGGGAATTTAGGATTTTTCTTAGTTCCACAATCAAGCTCTTTTAATTCTGCAAGAGTTAGTTCGTAGATGGATTTAGAAATAATATCAGATCCATCTTTCTTAGTACATAATGCCGGGTTAGATTCGGAATCATGATGTATTATGATTTTCTGATCCTTAGTGAGAACTGTATCCAATTCGATCGTGGTCATTCCTTGAGAAAGTGCTTCTTCGAATGCTGGCCAAGTGTTTTCAGGCTTTAGCCCTCTGGCTCCTCTATGACCTTGTAGATCTAAGTTTCCTTCGATAGGTTTGTTTCGGATCTGTTCTCCCGAACAAGACAGATAGATTAAAAAGAATATTAAGAATATTTGTTTGATAGAAAATGATTTCATGTTGGCGATTGGACCCTGCTAAGCCTTTAAAATTATAATATGGATTTTAAAAATATTCCTGCGAATGCTCCACCTGCTAAAGGTGCAAGAATGGGAAGCCATGCATATTTCCACCCGGAGTTACCTTTGTTTGCGATGGGTAGAAGATAGTGTGCTAACCTGGGTCCTAAATCTCTTGCCGGGTTGATTGCGTAACCTGTGGTTCCCCCCATAGAAAGTCCGATCACCCAAACTAAAATACCTACGAAAAAGGCTCCCATAGGTGTGGTCACATCTGCAATTTGAGCGGAGAAGATAGAATGTATCCCTAAGATCAAAATGAATGTTCCCAAAAACTCGCTAAAAAAATTAGAAGGTGGATTGGATATCGCAGGATCCGTAGAGAATACTGCTAAAATTTTTCCCGAGTCCTTTGTCTCCTTCCAATGAGGAAGATAATGTAAGTATACTGCTATGGCTCCTAAGAACGCCCCCAAAAATTGTGCAGGAAGGTATATTGGAATTTTAGAATATTCTCCTGATTGTACTGCAAATGCCAATGTAACTGCAGGATTCAAATGAGCATCCGCACTTCCAAATGCTTTAGCAGTGAAAACTCCTAAAATAACCGCAAACGCCCAAGCTGCAGTGATCACGATCCAGCCGGAATCTTTTGCTTTAGATTTTTCTAATAAAACTCCGGCTACTACTCCGTCTCCTAAAAGTATGAGCACAAACGTGCCTAAAAATTCTCCAAAAAAAGGGGACGTCATCTATATATTACCTCATTTTTCCCATCAATTTAACTGTTGCCTTTCTTCCGATCAGCTTGGAAACTTTTACCAAAACTTTATTCGGAAGTCCTGAAACTACCGTAGGAGAACTTCTTTTTTTCAATGCTGCCAAAGCATATTCCACCAAAGTTTCCGCAGACTGAGCGATTGCTTTCGGAAAATCTTTTGGATCTCCTCCTGCTCTTTCGAAAAAGTTAGAAACTGTCACTCCAGGACAAAGCCCCATAACATAAACTCCTCTTTTTCTTTGCTCATACCATAAGGACTCGCTGAAAGAAGTTACGAAAGCCTTAGTTGCTGAATACACTCCGGAGGAAGGCATCGGAACAAGACCCAAAGTGGAGGAGATATTCATCAAAGAATCTCCTGATTGGGAATTTTTTAAGAAAGAATAAGACAGAGAAACAAGAGAATCTATATTCAAACGGGTCATTGCTTGTAATCTAGAAAGGTCCGCTTTATTAAACGGTCCGTAGACTCCGAACCCTGCATTATTTATTAATAAATCATAATGATTGTCTTCTAATTCTTTTTGGATCTTTGCGGTTGATTTTGGATCCGATAGGTCTGCGATGATGAATGTATGCCCTTTTCCTAATTCATCTATCAATTGTTTAAGTCTTGCTTCGTTTCTTGCAACTGCAGTGATCTTATAACCTTTTGCAGCTAGTTGTTTAGCGAATTCTCTACCGATCCCTTCGCTTGCTCCTGTGACTAAAGCTTTCATTCCTTTCCTCCCCTAAAAATTCCAGAAAAGCCTAGAATTCATTTAGTTCTAAAAGTTTTCGCAGAATTGTTCCGCAAGATCGGCTAGTTGAGCAAGCTTAAAAATACGGACCGAATAGTAGAATCTTTCTAAAGCAGAAGTTTTTCTCTTTCTTCTTCCATGATCCGTATCGATTTGCGGGTAAAATCCAAAATGATCTTTAGTTCTTCGGCGGTATAGGCGGAGAGTTGCTCCCAAACCGATTTTGCTAGACCTTCGAATAAACTTCCTATCTTTTGCATAGCGGCCATATCCTGGGTCAGAAAAATTCTCACCTTTCTTCTATCATTCGGGTCATTCTTACGTTCTACGAGTCCCTTCTTCTCCAAACGATCAATGAGAGAAGTTACCGCACCGGTGCTAAGCCCCATGTTCTTAGAGATTTCCCCGGCAGTTTGGGGTCCGAGCGTAAATAGAAAGTCCACACATTTATGATCCGTGATATGTAGCCCAAGCCGATCCGCAATGGTTTGGTGAAACAAAATGGATACAGTGCTCAGGTTTTTGGAATCGGTCATAATGGATTCCATCAATTCGGGCTTAGTTTTTGGGATTTTTTTGTCTTGCAATTATCTTGACCGTCAAATATCTCGATAATCAAGATAATTAATCATCGAGTTAATTCGATTTAAGGAGAACAAACATGGCAGAAAATAGCAAGAACGAAATTCCTGATTACCCTTGGTATTCCTGGGGATCTCCCATCGGTCTAGGAGTGGCTATGATCTCGCTTTCCGTTTCCTTTGCAATAACTGCTTATTCCTTGGTCTCTGCCTTTACAGTGATCAAGGCCGCATTCGGAGGATAATATGAAACGGGAGAAGCCCAATTTTATAATCGTAGGCTCCGGAATTTCTGGGCCTTCTCTTGCATTATTTTTAAAAAGGGCAGGATACGGAGTTCGTTTGATGGAATCCTATTCTCGCCCGGCGGAAGATATAGGAGGCGCTCTTCAAATTTCACCTAACGGAATGAAGGTGATGAGAGAATTAGGCCTTACTTCGGAAATTCTTCAGATAGGAACACTTTCCGACGAGATGATTTTCAGGAATCATACCGGAAAGGTTCTTTCAATGATCCCGAATGGTTCTGTCTCTCGGTTCGGAGAATCAGCGATCGTGGTCTCACGTGCAAGATTTCATCTTTTATTATTGGAAGCGGCGGAGAAGGAAGGAATTCCTACGGAATATGGAAAAAAATTCTCGGATGCGGAATTTCCTTTAGATGGGGGAGTGATCGCAAAATTCGATGATGGAAGTTCTGTAGAAGCGGATTTTTTAATCGGAGCCGATGGAAATCATTCCAAAGTCCGTAATTTTCTTTTTCCTAATTTTCCAAAACCTGAATATACAGGAATTCTAAATGCAGGAGGATTTATTCCTTCCGAAGTGATTCCGGAAAAATATTACAAAAGAGGACCGATCCATTTTACTTTCGGGCCGGAAGGTTTTTTCGGTTTCGCAGCATGTGGAAACACTAAGGATACTTCTTGGATGTGGTGGAGCAATATCCCTTCTGAAAAAGAGCTTACGAGGGACGAGATGGACTCCATTGATGACGAATCCTGGAGAAATAAAATATTAGAAATACATAAAGGATGGCATGCTCCTATAGAAAGAATCATCCAAACTTCTCCTACAATCCTGAAAGGAAATGTTCACGACCTGAGAAGTCTGCCTAAATGGGGAAATGATAAGGTGTTGTTAATCGGAGATGCGGCTCATGTAATGAGCCCTCATACCGGACAAGGAGCTTCCATGGCTTTGGAAGATTCTCACACTTTATTTTTACTTTTAGAAAGATCCAATTCGGTTCCGGAAGCCTTTCGGGATTTTGAAACGATCAGAAGACCTAGAGTGGAAAGGATTATCGAGGAATCTAGAAGGAATGGAAACAGAAAGAAAAAACTTAGCCCGATAGGTTGTTGGATCAGGGATGTATTCCTTACTCTGGCCTTGCCTAGTTTTGCTAAGAAAGGCCAGGATTGGATGTATCGTTACGAGGGAATCAAATAAGATTCCCCGGTTTCGAACTTAATATGATTTTTTCCAGAGTTGGTTATTCGTATTTTTGAATTCCCATTGGCTTACTAAAGATCCGTTGGAAGTTCCGTTTGCGTCGACTGCATATAATGAGTTGATTCTGTTGCGGATACTATCTCCTACAAAATCGAATCTCATATTATTCATGTCTTTACAATCCCAGAGAGCAATCTTTCCGCCGTTACGAGCTTCTCCACCGTTATCCATACATTTATTTGGATCCAGCTTACTTCTTAGAAAACCATTGCCTGCATCATAATACCATTTTTGAGCGTTTGTCCCGTTACAGTTGTAAACTTGGATCCTTGCTCCATTTGCAGTACTGCTGTTGCTTATATCTAAACATCTGCCAGAGTCTTGGTTAACCAGAGCAAAGTAAGGAGTTTCATAATTTTTCTCCCAACGTTGGTTGTTTCCACCATGCCAAGTCCATTGGCTTACTAAAGAACCGCTTGTGGAACCGTTGGCGTCCACTGCGATAGATTCGTTTTGTCTAACTCGCATAGAATCATCGTAGAAATCGAATCTCATATTATCTATATTGTCTCTACAATCCCAGAGGACTATCTTTCCTCCGTTCCAATTCTCCCCGCCGTTATCCAAACATTTATCATTATTCAATTTGCTTCGAAGATGACTTGTAGAATGTTCGTAGAACCATTTCTGAGCATTAGTGTTATTGCAATTCCAAACTTGGACACGAGTGCCGTTGTCTGTTCCGCTGTTGCTCACATCTAAACATAGATTAGATTGTTTACTTTTTAAAGTGAAGTATCTTGGCTCCAGATCATTCACATCCATACATGCTTCGAACGCGTATTGAGAGAATTGAGGGCCCGCAAAATCCACCATCGCAATGTTGATACGTTGTCCGGATTTTTTTGCTTCTCTATCTAAGTCGTAAACAAAACTTGCATGATCCAATTTATCATTGGTAAGATCTTGAATACTTCCCCAATAAGGAGGGAAGATGATCTGAGTCGCATTCGGAGTTAGGATCATTTGAGCTACGTAAAATTTACCTTCTCTATTGTCCTTGATACGAGTTCTAAGTGCACTGATTAGATCGGATTCATTTCCGGTATTTTGCCAGTCGCTCTTCATAGTCTGGCCTTGATTCCAATACAATTGTGATAGATCTGCGAAATTTCCGCCGCCCCAGATCAAGATTACGTTTTTATCTAGATCCCAAAGTTGACCAAAGTTGACTGAATTTCCTAAATTCCGAGGCGCCATTCTGGAACCTAAATAGGGAAGAACCAGTTGGTCCTTCAGTTCGTAATGTTCTGCGTCGCTCATGCTGTCCACGTTTTGGATATGAACAAATACGATCTCTTTTTTGCGATTATTCACGAAGCTGGAGATATGTTGGAACACTTCCTGAGCGGAAACGGAAACGCTGGATCCGTGGTGGATCTTAAATTGTCCGCTTATCTTTTTGATCCTTAAATCAAAGTAACGATATCCGAGAGCTAATTGTTCTCCCACATTGT includes the following:
- a CDS encoding TCR/Tet family MFS transporter; translated protein: MTVQKKSALQFLLFTLLIDFIGFGIIIPVVPNLLKDMLQGNLSTAAVYGGLLSFTYAITQFFFAPIIGGLSDRFGRRPVLLASLFGLGIDYAFLALAPNVFWLFIGRIIAGITGASYGVAGAIIADISPPEKRSQNLGLVGMAFGMGFIIGPIIGGLFSEFGPRAPFWVASSLSLLNWVYGYFVLPETLVEENRRKFNWVMANPFGSVVAFFRYPGPLSGLVLSLFLIFVANHCMETSWSYFTMNKFQWTATKIGFSLAVVGASLAVVQGGLLRIIIPKLGQKNSAYIGIFARVVMSALFAFAWEEWMLYALLVPFSFCFIATPAIQGYISNHVSPTQQGEFQGIMGSMMSLSSILGPLLMSFVFSYFTREGMQPYFPGAPFIVSSLLAILSLVIAIISFRKEKLRVGEKIGE
- a CDS encoding GNAT family N-acetyltransferase, whose amino-acid sequence is MNPKIQIKLQDPETNSAILMMNALWEEIQSRYGFQAPNPMKGEYFKGPKYGFWIAEIDNRPIGSIAITPWNDSIAELDVMYVDPEFRGTGLASELINGLELFAKQNGFTSIRLRAGAPQPEALRFYEKHGYSRIDSFGKWASDETAWCYEKLI
- a CDS encoding PP2C family protein-serine/threonine phosphatase; amino-acid sequence: MKRSLLLLSTFWFCFSLEAAPIQDGVLQISSQDLIEHSELIPLNGNWQFLYGEFVSPEKSSTAKWDILTVPHSWQDTKKGDQVLPREGAASFRLSIIFPEEDLKKEIGLLMPDFASAYKLYYNGRLVYSSGTPSVDPSAEIPKIKSVYLPLRVEKTNTEILVQGSNWINNFGGFWQVPKLGTLEAIYREKLITQSRESFLFGGLLLIGLYHTGLFLFRRKEKSAFYFALFTFLLTLRVALIGNRLVLEIFPDFPWESVFRLEFFSFYTAVPIFLMFHRSLFPEDTFSWVPAAAWVLAIAYDITLLFPIGFFTKIVGPFQIVTGIGLLYVLFTVCLGVWKKREDSLLFLTGFFAFGITVGIDLLWDKLNLRGINLSPYGLLVFTLSQSLVLSRRIARAFRKSEILGENLRITNSALNILKDNLEVLVREKTSELNHSLERIRKDLLVAQRIQKKLFPENVESYKELKYAVKYLPRDEVGGDFYDIFEISPGVYRIFLADATGHGVQAALVTMAIKAEYEGIKFGAKDPGFCLDLLDDKFQRKFSSLGTIFSSIIVDIYARENRLVYASAGHPDQILVHSSNLMNLRRTGAIIGLKNKKSYENQELDFLNGDRMFLFSDGVFEQFNSKREAWGESRLRNRISELSKEPIENIPDIVMKDLDLWLEYSQPQDDISLIAIERV
- a CDS encoding glycerophosphodiester phosphodiesterase, whose translation is MKSFSIKQIFLIFFLIYLSCSGEQIRNKPIEGNLDLQGHRGARGLKPENTWPAFEEALSQGMTTIELDTVLTKDQKIIIHHDSESNPALCTKKDGSDIISKSIYELTLAELKELDCGTKKNPKFPEQISVPGTELLTIQEFFEKVQTWERTGKRKVIPKFNIETKFPNDSDSQVSNEILEAHVNLLIKAIETAKVIDRATIQSFYLPAISLVKKKNPKIKTSALFSLTYPQGAAMKFGFGNSRRELVLNQTKELKADIISPYFLYVTDEFVSKAHSLGIKVIPWTVNDTKEMERLIEAGVDGIITDYPDRLNSVLKKH
- a CDS encoding MIP/aquaporin family protein, with translation MTSPFFGEFLGTFVLILLGDGVVAGVLLEKSKAKDSGWIVITAAWAFAVILGVFTAKAFGSADAHLNPAVTLAFAVQSGEYSKIPIYLPAQFLGAFLGAIAVYLHYLPHWKETKDSGKILAVFSTDPAISNPPSNFFSEFLGTFILILGIHSIFSAQIADVTTPMGAFFVGILVWVIGLSMGGTTGYAINPARDLGPRLAHYLLPIANKGNSGWKYAWLPILAPLAGGAFAGIFLKSIL
- a CDS encoding SDR family NAD(P)-dependent oxidoreductase, whose translation is MKALVTGASEGIGREFAKQLAAKGYKITAVARNEARLKQLIDELGKGHTFIIADLSDPKSTAKIQKELEDNHYDLLINNAGFGVYGPFNKADLSRLQAMTRLNIDSLVSLSYSFLKNSQSGDSLMNISSTLGLVPMPSSGVYSATKAFVTSFSESLWYEQRKRGVYVMGLCPGVTVSNFFERAGGDPKDFPKAIAQSAETLVEYALAALKKRSSPTVVSGLPNKVLVKVSKLIGRKATVKLMGKMR
- a CDS encoding MarR family winged helix-turn-helix transcriptional regulator; protein product: MTDSKNLSTVSILFHQTIADRLGLHITDHKCVDFLFTLGPQTAGEISKNMGLSTGAVTSLIDRLEKKGLVERKNDPNDRRKVRIFLTQDMAAMQKIGSLFEGLAKSVWEQLSAYTAEELKIILDFTRKSIRIMEEEREKLLL
- a CDS encoding FAD-dependent oxidoreductase → MKREKPNFIIVGSGISGPSLALFLKRAGYGVRLMESYSRPAEDIGGALQISPNGMKVMRELGLTSEILQIGTLSDEMIFRNHTGKVLSMIPNGSVSRFGESAIVVSRARFHLLLLEAAEKEGIPTEYGKKFSDAEFPLDGGVIAKFDDGSSVEADFLIGADGNHSKVRNFLFPNFPKPEYTGILNAGGFIPSEVIPEKYYKRGPIHFTFGPEGFFGFAACGNTKDTSWMWWSNIPSEKELTRDEMDSIDDESWRNKILEIHKGWHAPIERIIQTSPTILKGNVHDLRSLPKWGNDKVLLIGDAAHVMSPHTGQGASMALEDSHTLFLLLERSNSVPEAFRDFETIRRPRVERIIEESRRNGNRKKKLSPIGCWIRDVFLTLALPSFAKKGQDWMYRYEGIK
- a CDS encoding ricin-type beta-trefoil lectin domain protein encodes the protein MKSSTVFSSRIVAVAFICALSLIGAGCKDSSSNYDSLLFLVQSNGKSAGTLPADINYKAEYQTPAPLDQPSGIPFEGGGTKGKDGRSPRPVYAPKLQIDPQGWMSSGYQSRSNTQLRNICIPGTHDSGTYGIQGIDENISQTQEYNVGEQLALGYRYFDLRIKKISGQFKIHHGSSVSVSAQEVFQHISSFVNNRKKEIVFVHIQNVDSMSDAEHYELKDQLVLPYLGSRMAPRNLGNSVNFGQLWDLDKNVILIWGGGNFADLSQLYWNQGQTMKSDWQNTGNESDLISALRTRIKDNREGKFYVAQMILTPNATQIIFPPYWGSIQDLTNDKLDHASFVYDLDREAKKSGQRINIAMVDFAGPQFSQYAFEACMDVNDLEPRYFTLKSKQSNLCLDVSNSGTDNGTRVQVWNCNNTNAQKWFYEHSTSHLRSKLNNDKCLDNGGENWNGGKIVLWDCRDNIDNMRFDFYDDSMRVRQNESIAVDANGSTSGSLVSQWTWHGGNNQRWEKNYETPYFALVNQDSGRCLDISNSSTANGARIQVYNCNGTNAQKWYYDAGNGFLRSKLDPNKCMDNGGEARNGGKIALWDCKDMNNMRFDFVGDSIRNRINSLYAVDANGTSNGSLVSQWEFKNTNNQLWKKSY